TATACAAGATATATAAAAGGTTTAAATGTGGATTTTAGAATTCTGCCAAAGAAAATAATTGAATTCATCTATACTTTAACACCGCTCATTGTAAAAGATGAAAGAGGATATTGGCGAAGTGTGATGAGTGAAGAAGAATTTGCAAGGCGCATACGCATAAATCTAGCCAATAAATGGAATTCGTTCAATAATGATAATATAGATGAAAATTTTCAATTATATACAACAATGGAGTTTTTGAATAAAGTTCCTATTTCGATAGAATATAAAAATGTAAAATTATTAGGTGATAAAATTCGTCTAAGCGTTGCGGATAATGAAATAGCGCAAAAGATGGCATATATGTCATTAGGCACAGGCTTAGGAGAAATGAACTCCCGCGGAGCAGGTTTTGTAAATTATCGCTGGTTATAAAAATAAATAATGAAAATAAAAAAGCAGCATGAATTTCATGCTGTTTTTTTATGCCTTTTTTAGTTATTTGCAAAAATTGTTAGGGTTTATCTTTTAGTGTTGAAGCGTTGTATCAACTTCAAATATAGTATTCGTACAAGAATTGTTATGGTTTATCTGGTTGCCCATAAATTTGGAAAAAGACATGACCATGGTATTCGTACAAGAATTGTTATGGTTTATCTTGTATTTGGTTCTACATTTGTTTTTGGATCTACGTATTCGTACAAGAATTGTTATGGTTTATCATGGAAATAACCCAAGATTTTCCCAAGTCATGCAAAGTATTCGTACAAGAATTGTTATGGTTTATCATTGATTAACAAAATAAGTGCTAATAAGTTTTTTAAGTATTCGTACAAGAATTGTTATGGTTTATCAGATAATTTTAAAAAGTTTTTAACAGAACTAAATACGTATTCGTACAAGAATTGTTATGGTTTATCATGTTGCATTTAACATCTCCCGTTTTTATTTGGCGGGTATTCGTACAAGAATTGTTATGGTTTATCTAGCTACCCTGAAGATTATAAATCATCTCATTTACAGTATTCGTACAAATTTTGTTATGGTTTATCTTATATTCAGGAAAAATATGTGTTATATACAGTTTAGTATTCGTACAAATTTTGTTATGGTTTATCTTATCAAAAAAATCAAAAAACTGGGGGGTTAATTGTATTCGTACAAATTTTGTTATGGTTTATCATAGAAAAGGATACCAGGTTTATTCGCAAATGGAAACGTATTCGTACAAATTTTGTTATGGTTTATCCTTGTAAAATCAAGGTTTGTATATTTAGTATAGCTTAAATTTATTTATTTGACAAGGTTTTGCTGATTTTTACCAAGTGATGAAGATTTTTTCTGTTTTTATAAAAAAGCGTGATAAAAGCTTATAAATAAAGGGTTTTAAAATATTTACAATTTTTTGGGCTGGTAAATATAAAAGACTGAATGTAATCATTCAGCCTTTTGGGGATTTATTTATTAAGATATTTTTCTCTTAATGCTAATTTATGTTTCATAGCGGCGATAAAATCTTTCGCTCTTTGAATGTCATTTTCATCGGGGTGTTTTGCTGCACTTTCCCAGCGTTTTTTATTGCGTTCTGTAGCTGCATGAGGGTCATTTTTATCAGTATTATTTTGACGGCGAGCTAATAGCGCAGGATTTATCTTGCCTTGGCTGGAAAATGTTCCTAGTATAGTACAATCTTCGCCTAATTTATAAGCAGCACGGGCAAATGCTGTTACAGCGTGTTCACTGCCAGGTTCTGTGCCATGAGTCTGAAATAACATGACTGTTTTATGCTTGATTGTAGTCAAAAATTCTTGAACAGTTTTATCAGGTGCACCACGAGTCAACCAATAACCCACAGCGATATAATCATAATCATCGAGATTTATTTTATCTATTTCTTTGATAGAAAAAATATCCGCTTCACCATTAGTAAATGTAGTATACATAGCTTCAGCGATTTGTTTTGTGTTGCCAGTTAGGCTGGAATAAACGATTAACCATTTATGCAAAAATATTCCTTCTTTCTAATTCTTTTAGAGCAGATTATACTATATCATTTAATGCAATGAATAAATTATATCTTATTTTTAATTTAATTTCCGTTGTTTTTACAACAAAAACCCCTGCTATATAAAATAACAGGGGTTTTATATTTATATATTAATCTTCCATTTTGCGGATTGGATTAAATGTGAAATCATCACCGCTTACATCAATATCTACAGTATCGCCATCTTTGACATTGCCTTTGATGATTTCCTTACTGAGTTCAGTTTCAACAGTATGGGAAAGCAATCTACGAAGTGGACGAGCACCGAAGTTAGGGTCAAAGCCTTCATTTGCCAATTTATCAAGAGCTTCATCAGACCAAGAAAGTGAAATGTTGATTTGACGTTGTAAGCGTTTGTTGAGGTTATTGAGCATGATAGAAGCGATTTGTTTAACTTGTTGTTTATCGAGAGCTTTGAATACGATTATATCATCGACACGGTTTAAGAATTCTGGACGGAAATAATCTTTCAAGATGTCTTTTACAAGTTTTTGAGCTGTAGCAAAATCGCTCTGATTTAAAATTTCATGGCTACCGAGGTTAGAAGTCATGATGATAACTGTATTTTTGAAGTTTACGACACGGCCTTTACCATCAGTAAGACGACCATCATCGAGAATTTGCAACAATACGTTAAATACATCACGATGTGCTTTTTCGATTTCATCAAGCAAGATTACACTGTATGGACGACGACGAACGGCTTCAGTAAGCTGACCGCCTTCATCATATCCAACGTATCCTGGAGGCGCACCGATTAAACGAGCAACGGAGTGTTTTTCCATATATTCGCTCATATCAATACGAATCATGCTACGTTCATCATCAAACAAGCTTTCAGCAAGTGTTTTAGCAAGTTCTGTTTTGCCGACACCAGTTGGGCCAAGGAAGATGAATGAACCGATTGGACGGTTAGGGTCTTTAATACCAGCACGAGCACGGATAATTGCTTCACTTACTGCTTTTACTGCTTCATCTTGTCCGACTACACGTTCATGTAATACATCTTCGAGATGAACGAGTTTATCGCGTTCGCCTTGGAGCATTTTAGTAACAGGAATACCAGTCCAACGGCTGACAACTTGAGCGATATCTTCTTCGGAAACTTCTTCTTTTAATAAGCGATTGCCTTCATCATCTTGAACGGCTTTTTCCATTTCAGAGAGTTCTTTTTGCAATTGTGGAATTTTGCCGTATTTGATTTCAGAAGCTTTAGCATAATCGCCGTTGCGCTGAGCTTTTTCCATTTCTGTATTAGCTGAATCCATTTCTTTCTTGATGGCACGAACACGAACGATACCTTGTTTTTCTTTGTTCCATTTATCCATCAAAGTATTTTCTTCAACTTGTAATTTATTTTTTTCTTCAATTAATTTATCTAATTTTTCTTTAGATGCTGCATCTGTTTCCTTGTTCAAAGCTTCTTCTTCAATTTGAAGTTGCATGATTTTACGACGTAATTTTTCAATTGGTTCTGGCATGGATTCGATTTCTGTACGCAATTTAGCGGCTGCTTCATCGACAAGGTCGATTGCTTTATCTGGTAAGAAACGGTCAGAAATATATCTATCGGATAAAACGGCAGCGGATACGAGTGCATTATCACGAATTCTTACACCATGATGAACTTCATAACGTTCTTTCAAGCCACGTAAAATGGAGATAGTATCTTCTACAGTAGGCTGGTCAACCATTACAGGTTGGAAACGACGTTCAAGAGCAGTATCTTTTTCGATATATTTACGATATTCATTTAAAGTTGTTGCACCAATGCAGCGCAATTCGCCACGAGCAAGCATTGGTTTTAAGAGGTTGCCTGCGTCCATAGCACCTTCAGCAGCGCCAGCACCGACAACTGTATGGATTTCATCGATGAATAATAAAATTTGTCCATCGGATTTAGCGATTTCATTGAGTACGGATTTCAATCTTTCTTCAAATTCACCACGGTATTTAGCACCAGCGATTAATGAGCCCATATCGAGGGAATAGAGAGTTTTATTTTTAAGAGATTCAGGTACATCACCAGCGACAATACGACGAGCAAGACCTTCGACAATGGCTGTTTTGCCGACACCAGGTTCACCGATTAATACTGGGTTGTTTTTAGTACGACGTGAAAGAATTTCGACTGTACGACGAATTTCTTCATCACGACCGATAACTGGGTCGAGTTTGCCAACTCTTGCCATAGCAGTTAAATCACGGCCGTATTTTTCCAATGATTTATAACCACTTTCAGGGTTATCACTGTTTACATTTTGTTTACGTTCTGATTTAATAACAGACATGATTTTATTTTGATGTAAATTGAATTCACGGCAAAGTGATTGCATTTCATCATCACTATCGCTGACGATAGCTAAGAGTAAATGTTCTGTGCTGATATATTCATCTTTCATATCTTCGGCGAGTTTTGCAGCACGACCGAGAACACGTACCATTTCAGTACTCATGCCAAGACGACTTTGACCTTTAACGCTCGGAATTTTTTTGAGCATTTGTTCAAGTTTTGCCTTAAGCATTGGCAAATCGACTCTACATTCACTGAAAATAGTAGCAAGTAAACCTTCCGGTTCTTTTATGAGAGCAGCTAAAACATGAGCTGACGTTATTTCTTGATGATAGCGAAGCGCAGCTTCCTGCTGAGCAGATTGCATAGCTTCAAGAACTTTTTGTGTATATTTTTCTTCACCCATGAAGAATTCCTCCAATCATGATGATTATATTCTAATAAAATTATGGTCAGAAGTAATAGTAAACTCTTTGTTTTTGTTTACTAAACTCATTATAAAGTCAAAAGGTCAAATTGTCAATAAAAATTTTTGACTTTTTGACATTTTATTTTTATTTATATAGTGGAATTAAAAAAGTTATATTAAATGTAATAAAATATATTGTAATGAGTATCTTAAATGGGATATGAGAAATTATTTATGATATTAAAACAAAAGGAGTAAATATCAATGATATCTGATGAAATGATGACGAATGATACATTAAAACCATATTTTATGAAAAATAAAAAGTGGTATTATTTCGATGAAGAAAATTTTTGTTATAAATTAACGGATAGAGCACCTAGAAAAGCTATTGAAAGTTATAGGAAATTTTATGATGATGAACTGATAAAAATTAATGGTGAATGGCATATTATACAGAAATGATAAAATAAAAAAATTTTAGCTCCTATTATATTAATTAAAATATAAAAATAAAATCGCAAATTTTGTATTGATTTGAGTGTATAAGAACATATATTATAGTAAAATAAATTCTTTCGTGTGCTTGCAGACACAATTTTTCTTGATATTGGTAACCAAGTATAATAAAATTGAACTAAGATACTGCTACATTGTAGCAGTGTTTATTAGATATAAAAAATTTTATATATTAAAAAGGTGGTTGTTTATCATGTTAAAAATACAAGAGATGTATCTAATGATAAAACAAGGCTTTTCTTCATTTTTAATTACACCAGATACAGATTACAATAGCTATATATCAAAAGATATTTCTAAAAAAGCATGGCAAATTACAGGAAATAGATTAAAAGAAGCAATGGTTAAAATTGGTGGTAAATATTAATGGCTAAGAAAAATATTCCAAATAGTAATCATACACAAGTAGAACTTCAACAAAAAAATACTGAACTTCATGCTGGAATTTATCAAGGACCATTACCTTTACCGTCTATTATGGAAGGTTATAAAAACATTGATCCTAGCTTTCCTGAACGCATAATGAAAGAGTTTGAAAAGAATTCGGAACATTATCGAAAAGGAGAGGAACAAGCTCAAAAGTATGCAATAGAGCGTGATATTCGCGGACAATGGATGGCTTTTATTTTAACTTTATGCTTGATGGCAATAATATTTTTTGCACTTTATCTAGGAAATATGACTTTTGCAGGAGTTGGTGGTCTTGTTTTTATAGTTTGGATAATTCGAACATTTAATGTAAGGGTTGGGAAACCTACTACTAATTCAAAAAATCAACGAAATAAATAAATTAAGCACTCACTTATTTAGTGAGTGTTTTTTATTTCTGGTATGTTGTTATTTTGAATTTGATAAATTCTCAGTGTTTGTTATGTATAAAAATGTTTTATAGAAGATATCTAGTGCAATTTAGATAAATTTATAAATAGATTTTTTATTTATATTGCACTAGATGATTTTTTTGGATAGGAATTATCTTTTCTTTAAATTTTTAGCACCGCACATAGGACATTCCGATGATTTAAATATAAAGTAATATATAGCGTAGATGATGAGCCATGAACCGCCCGTTATGAATGATAGTAAAATCAGTGGAAACCAAGATACTTTTTTGGTTGGCTCGACCATTTGCTGGCAATTTGGGCAATACTTCATAAAAATCACTCCTTGACAATATATTTTTTTGTGTTTTGTTGTCAATTTTCAATTATAGTTTAAGTCAAATTGCTTCAGAAGTAAATTAAAAAAA
The window above is part of the Megamonas hypermegale genome. Proteins encoded here:
- a CDS encoding DUF2335 domain-containing protein gives rise to the protein MAKKNIPNSNHTQVELQQKNTELHAGIYQGPLPLPSIMEGYKNIDPSFPERIMKEFEKNSEHYRKGEEQAQKYAIERDIRGQWMAFILTLCLMAIIFFALYLGNMTFAGVGGLVFIVWIIRTFNVRVGKPTTNSKNQRNK
- the cas6 gene encoding CRISPR-associated endoribonuclease Cas6 — its product is MEVYQIRMKVYLLEDIPVNSVQTRITDFIDRAFLKKRELSVLHEVNTYKNYCYDLLYPVEADKIYKKGNIYTLTIRTIDKNMADFFQQICVNTYTRYIKGLNVDFRILPKKIIEFIYTLTPLIVKDERGYWRSVMSEEEFARRIRINLANKWNSFNNDNIDENFQLYTTMEFLNKVPISIEYKNVKLLGDKIRLSVADNEIAQKMAYMSLGTGLGEMNSRGAGFVNYRWL
- a CDS encoding flavodoxin family protein, whose protein sequence is MHKWLIVYSSLTGNTKQIAEAMYTTFTNGEADIFSIKEIDKINLDDYDYIAVGYWLTRGAPDKTVQEFLTTIKHKTVMLFQTHGTEPGSEHAVTAFARAAYKLGEDCTILGTFSSQGKINPALLARRQNNTDKNDPHAATERNKKRWESAAKHPDENDIQRAKDFIAAMKHKLALREKYLNK
- the clpB gene encoding ATP-dependent chaperone ClpB, which codes for MGEEKYTQKVLEAMQSAQQEAALRYHQEITSAHVLAALIKEPEGLLATIFSECRVDLPMLKAKLEQMLKKIPSVKGQSRLGMSTEMVRVLGRAAKLAEDMKDEYISTEHLLLAIVSDSDDEMQSLCREFNLHQNKIMSVIKSERKQNVNSDNPESGYKSLEKYGRDLTAMARVGKLDPVIGRDEEIRRTVEILSRRTKNNPVLIGEPGVGKTAIVEGLARRIVAGDVPESLKNKTLYSLDMGSLIAGAKYRGEFEERLKSVLNEIAKSDGQILLFIDEIHTVVGAGAAEGAMDAGNLLKPMLARGELRCIGATTLNEYRKYIEKDTALERRFQPVMVDQPTVEDTISILRGLKERYEVHHGVRIRDNALVSAAVLSDRYISDRFLPDKAIDLVDEAAAKLRTEIESMPEPIEKLRRKIMQLQIEEEALNKETDAASKEKLDKLIEEKNKLQVEENTLMDKWNKEKQGIVRVRAIKKEMDSANTEMEKAQRNGDYAKASEIKYGKIPQLQKELSEMEKAVQDDEGNRLLKEEVSEEDIAQVVSRWTGIPVTKMLQGERDKLVHLEDVLHERVVGQDEAVKAVSEAIIRARAGIKDPNRPIGSFIFLGPTGVGKTELAKTLAESLFDDERSMIRIDMSEYMEKHSVARLIGAPPGYVGYDEGGQLTEAVRRRPYSVILLDEIEKAHRDVFNVLLQILDDGRLTDGKGRVVNFKNTVIIMTSNLGSHEILNQSDFATAQKLVKDILKDYFRPEFLNRVDDIIVFKALDKQQVKQIASIMLNNLNKRLQRQINISLSWSDEALDKLANEGFDPNFGARPLRRLLSHTVETELSKEIIKGNVKDGDTVDIDVSGDDFTFNPIRKMED